A DNA window from Streptomyces sp. CA-278952 contains the following coding sequences:
- a CDS encoding MFS transporter, with the protein MSGTTTAGARLRKAADDANRWVVLVVLCLSLLVVALDATVLHVAVPALTEDLRPSGTALLWIVDAYPLVCASLLILFGTLGDRIGRRRVLLLGYALFGVASALAATADTPAVLIAARALLGVGGAMIMPATLSILRQVFPDRRERALAIGVWTAVAAVGAATGPVVGGFLVEHFWWGSVFLINIPLMAVILPLGRWLLPESRGGGDGPWDVLGALTAAAGVLGVVLGVKRLGSGGGLLDPLSLGPLALGLALLILFVRRQKRRRHPLIDVSMFARPAFSTAVGCIVLAMLALVGLQLIAVQYLQLVLGLSPLETGLRLLPLTFAAMAAGATGSHTLRRVGPRRMVGWGFVLTATSVLLLTSMGQHDRPTLLTCAFVLLGFGLQTTLFGAYESMLSDAPPERAGGAAAIGETSYQLGAGLGIALLGSVMNAAYAPGLAGLRDKGVPARAGAEASHSLGEAYQVAAQLGGPMGDLLRSTARHAFIGGLHVTLFVSAGLLLLGALAALRLPKAMECPPKEAWSRGEADDAVTTAVPTAPFASPAAAYGASAHGAGEHQVTGAPRPSGLDRPAGPDRPAPRPMVPARREPAEATGSGRAAH; encoded by the coding sequence ATGTCCGGGACGACCACGGCCGGGGCCCGGCTGCGCAAGGCCGCCGACGACGCCAACCGCTGGGTCGTCCTCGTGGTCCTCTGCCTCAGTCTCCTGGTCGTCGCACTCGACGCGACCGTGCTCCACGTCGCCGTCCCGGCGCTCACCGAGGACCTGCGTCCCAGCGGCACCGCCCTCCTGTGGATCGTCGACGCCTACCCCCTCGTCTGCGCCTCGCTGCTCATCCTCTTCGGCACGCTGGGTGACCGGATCGGCAGACGTCGCGTGCTGCTCCTCGGCTACGCGCTGTTCGGCGTCGCCTCCGCGCTCGCCGCGACGGCCGACACCCCGGCCGTCCTGATAGCGGCCCGCGCCCTCCTCGGCGTCGGCGGCGCGATGATCATGCCCGCCACGCTGTCGATCCTGCGCCAGGTCTTCCCCGACCGCCGGGAGCGGGCGCTCGCCATCGGCGTGTGGACTGCGGTCGCCGCGGTCGGCGCCGCCACCGGACCGGTCGTCGGCGGCTTCCTGGTCGAGCACTTCTGGTGGGGCTCGGTCTTTCTGATCAACATCCCGCTGATGGCCGTGATCCTGCCGCTGGGCCGCTGGCTGCTGCCCGAGTCGCGCGGCGGCGGCGACGGCCCGTGGGACGTGCTGGGCGCGCTGACCGCCGCGGCGGGAGTGCTCGGCGTCGTCCTCGGCGTGAAGCGTCTGGGCAGCGGCGGGGGGCTCCTGGATCCTCTCTCGCTGGGCCCGTTGGCCCTCGGGCTCGCGCTCCTGATCCTCTTCGTACGCCGTCAGAAGCGCCGCAGGCATCCGCTGATCGACGTCTCGATGTTCGCCCGCCCGGCCTTCTCCACCGCCGTCGGCTGCATCGTGCTCGCCATGCTGGCGCTGGTCGGCCTCCAGCTGATCGCCGTCCAGTACCTCCAGCTGGTGCTGGGGCTCAGCCCGCTGGAGACCGGGCTGCGGCTGCTGCCGCTGACCTTCGCGGCGATGGCCGCGGGCGCCACCGGCTCGCACACCCTGCGCCGCGTCGGGCCGCGCCGGATGGTCGGCTGGGGCTTCGTCCTCACCGCGACCTCGGTGCTGCTGCTCACCTCGATGGGCCAGCACGACCGGCCCACCCTGCTGACCTGCGCTTTCGTCCTGCTCGGCTTCGGCCTCCAGACCACGCTCTTCGGGGCGTACGAGTCGATGCTCAGCGACGCCCCGCCGGAGCGGGCGGGTGGCGCGGCGGCCATAGGGGAGACCTCCTACCAACTGGGCGCGGGCCTCGGCATCGCCCTGCTCGGCAGTGTCATGAACGCCGCCTATGCTCCCGGCCTCGCCGGTCTGCGCGACAAGGGCGTCCCCGCCCGCGCCGGGGCGGAGGCCTCCCATTCGCTGGGCGAGGCCTATCAGGTGGCCGCGCAGCTGGGCGGCCCGATGGGCGACCTGCTGCGCTCCACGGCCCGGCACGCCTTCATCGGCGGACTCCACGTCACGCTGTTCGTCAGCGCGGGGCTGCTGCTGCTCGGGGCGCTGGCCGCCCTGCGGCTGCCGAAGGCCATGGAGTGTCCGCCGAAGGAGGCGTGGAGCCGGGGCGAGGCGGACGACGCCGTAACCACGGCCGTGCCCACAGCCCCCTTCGCGTCCCCGGCTGCCGCGTACGGGGCTTCCGCCCACGGGGCGGGCGAGCACCAGGTCACCGGCGCCCCCCGTCCGTCCGGGCTGGACCGCCCCGCCGGGCCGGACCGGCCGGCCCCGCGCCCGATGGTGCCCGCGCGGCGCGAGCCGGCCGAGGCGACCGGCTCTGGACGAGCGGCACACTGA
- a CDS encoding acyl-CoA dehydrogenase family protein, with translation MSSTESPKPSKLPPFDASDPLGIDDLLGADDLAIRDTVRTWAADRVLPHIAEWYEKGELPGIRELARELGALGALGMSLDGYGCAGASAVQYGLACLELEAADSGIRSLVSVQGSLAMYAIHRFGSEEQKRRWLPGMASGEVIGCFGLTEPDHGSDPAGMRTYAKRDGEDWVLTGRKMWITNGSVAGVAVVWAKTGEGEDGRGIRGFVVPTDAPGFSAPEIHHKWSLRASVTSELVMDEVRLPADAVLPDASGLRGPLSCLSHARYGIVWGAMGAARASFESALDYARSREQFGRPIGGFQLTQAKLADMALELHKGILLAHHLGRRMDAGRLRPEQVSFGKLNNVREAIEICRTSRTILGANGISLEYPVMRHATNLESVLTYEGTVEMHQLVLGKALTGLDAFR, from the coding sequence ATGTCCAGCACCGAGTCACCGAAGCCGTCGAAGCTCCCGCCGTTCGACGCGTCGGATCCCCTCGGCATCGACGACCTGCTCGGCGCGGACGACCTCGCGATCCGCGACACCGTCCGCACCTGGGCCGCCGACCGCGTCCTGCCGCACATCGCCGAGTGGTACGAGAAGGGCGAGCTGCCCGGAATCAGGGAGCTGGCCCGGGAGCTCGGCGCGCTGGGCGCGCTCGGCATGTCGCTGGACGGGTACGGCTGCGCCGGGGCGAGCGCCGTCCAGTACGGGCTCGCCTGCCTGGAGCTGGAGGCCGCCGACTCCGGGATCCGCTCACTCGTCTCCGTACAGGGGTCGCTCGCCATGTACGCGATCCACCGCTTCGGCTCCGAGGAGCAGAAGCGGCGGTGGCTGCCCGGCATGGCGTCCGGCGAGGTCATCGGCTGCTTCGGCCTGACGGAGCCCGACCACGGCTCGGACCCGGCCGGGATGCGGACGTACGCCAAGCGCGACGGCGAGGACTGGGTCCTCACCGGCCGCAAGATGTGGATCACCAACGGTTCGGTCGCCGGGGTCGCCGTCGTCTGGGCGAAGACCGGTGAGGGCGAGGACGGGCGGGGCATCCGGGGCTTCGTCGTGCCGACCGATGCCCCCGGCTTCTCGGCCCCGGAGATCCACCACAAGTGGTCGCTGCGCGCCTCGGTCACCAGCGAGCTGGTCATGGACGAGGTACGGCTGCCCGCCGACGCGGTGCTGCCGGACGCGAGCGGGCTGCGCGGTCCCCTCAGCTGTCTGAGCCATGCGCGCTACGGCATCGTCTGGGGTGCCATGGGGGCGGCGCGGGCCAGCTTCGAGTCGGCCCTCGACTACGCGAGGAGCCGGGAACAGTTCGGCCGGCCGATCGGCGGCTTCCAGCTCACCCAGGCCAAGCTGGCGGACATGGCCCTGGAGCTGCACAAGGGCATCCTGCTCGCCCACCACCTGGGCCGCCGCATGGACGCGGGCCGGCTCCGGCCGGAGCAGGTCAGTTTCGGCAAGCTCAACAACGTGCGGGAGGCGATCGAGATCTGCCGCACCTCGCGCACGATCCTCGGGGCCAACGGGATCTCGCTGGAGTATCCGGTGATGCGGCACGCCACGAACCTGGAGTCGGTGCTCACCTACGAGGGAACGGTGGAGATGCACCAGCTGGTGCTGGGCAAGGCGCTCACCGGTCTCGACGCCTTCCGGTGA
- a CDS encoding cell division protein SepF: MGSVRKASAWLGLVEDNDERYYDDEYAEGAETGTGNQAWVTDPRVQVAAETAEEQDRRIATVTPDSFRDARAIGELFRDGVPVIVNLTAMDPADAKRVVDFAAGLIFGLRGSIDRVATRVFLLSPADTQVVAGEAAGRKAGGFFNQS; encoded by the coding sequence ATGGGATCGGTGCGCAAGGCGAGTGCCTGGCTTGGCCTCGTAGAGGACAACGACGAGCGGTACTACGACGACGAGTACGCCGAGGGTGCGGAGACCGGTACGGGCAACCAGGCCTGGGTCACCGACCCGCGGGTGCAGGTGGCCGCGGAGACGGCCGAGGAGCAGGACCGCCGGATCGCCACGGTGACCCCGGACAGCTTCCGGGACGCACGCGCCATCGGCGAGCTGTTCCGGGACGGCGTCCCGGTGATCGTCAACCTCACGGCCATGGACCCCGCCGACGCCAAGCGCGTGGTGGACTTCGCCGCCGGGCTGATCTTCGGCCTGCGCGGTTCGATCGACCGGGTGGCCACCCGCGTCTTCCTGCTGTCCCCCGCCGACACCCAGGTGGTGGCGGGCGAAGCCGCCGGCCGCAAGGCCGGCGGCTTCTTCAACCAGAGCTGA
- a CDS encoding DUF5685 family protein, producing MFGIVRPCTHRLSEGLKVEWMAHLCGLCLALRADHGQFARIVTNYDGLIVSVLTEAQTGRAPDGRRTAGPCPLRAMRTAPVATGEGARLAAAVSLVLASAKVRDHVADRDGLLARRPVAAAARRVAAGWDRAGARTGAALGFDTALLVDAVDRQTGIETLAGPGTPLLTVTEPTETATAAAFAHTAQLAGKPQNAAPLAEAGRLFGRLAHLLDAVEDQEADAAAGAWNPLTATGTPLSEARRLCDDALHGVRLALREAEFTDGKLVHVLLAHELRRSVDRAFGTSSCSHQGQQGLQLPEGAFGPPPGSPYGAPPGQPYGPTPGHPYGPPPGGPGSPPPPRPPRDRRGLIAGCLVWAGLACTCQMCCGSFEDPWSREQRQSPCQSCGDCCETCSCCGEGCCCCGDSCGCDC from the coding sequence GTGTTCGGAATCGTCAGGCCCTGTACCCATCGGCTCTCCGAAGGTCTCAAGGTCGAGTGGATGGCCCATCTCTGCGGTCTGTGCCTGGCCCTGAGGGCGGATCACGGACAGTTCGCCCGTATCGTTACGAACTATGACGGCCTGATCGTCTCCGTCCTGACGGAGGCTCAGACGGGGCGGGCGCCCGACGGCCGGCGCACCGCCGGGCCCTGCCCGCTGCGGGCCATGCGCACCGCGCCGGTCGCGACGGGGGAAGGGGCGCGGCTCGCCGCGGCCGTCTCGCTCGTCCTCGCCTCGGCCAAGGTCCGCGACCACGTCGCCGACCGGGACGGGCTGTTGGCCCGCCGCCCGGTCGCCGCCGCCGCCCGCCGGGTGGCCGCCGGGTGGGACCGGGCGGGCGCGCGGACCGGGGCGGCCCTCGGCTTCGACACCGCCCTCCTGGTCGACGCGGTCGACCGGCAGACCGGGATCGAGACGCTCGCCGGGCCCGGCACCCCGCTGCTGACGGTCACCGAACCGACCGAGACCGCCACGGCGGCCGCTTTCGCGCACACCGCCCAGCTCGCCGGGAAGCCGCAGAACGCCGCTCCGCTCGCGGAGGCCGGCCGGCTCTTCGGGCGGCTCGCCCACCTCCTGGACGCCGTGGAGGACCAGGAGGCCGACGCCGCAGCGGGCGCCTGGAACCCGCTCACCGCCACTGGCACCCCGCTGTCCGAGGCGCGCCGGCTCTGCGACGACGCGCTGCACGGCGTGCGGCTCGCACTGCGGGAGGCGGAGTTCACCGACGGCAAGCTCGTCCACGTCCTCCTCGCCCATGAGCTGCGGCGCTCGGTCGACCGGGCGTTCGGCACCTCCTCCTGCTCCCATCAGGGGCAGCAGGGGCTTCAACTGCCCGAGGGCGCCTTCGGGCCGCCGCCGGGAAGTCCCTACGGCGCGCCGCCCGGTCAGCCGTACGGCCCGACGCCCGGACATCCGTACGGTCCGCCGCCCGGCGGCCCGGGCTCGCCGCCTCCGCCGCGCCCGCCCCGCGACCGGCGCGGGCTGATCGCCGGATGCCTCGTGTGGGCCGGGCTCGCCTGCACCTGCCAGATGTGCTGCGGGAGCTTCGAGGACCCCTGGAGCCGGGAGCAGCGGCAGTCGCCGTGCCAGAGCTGCGGCGACTGCTGCGAAACCTGCAGCTGCTGCGGCGAGGGCTGCTGCTGTTGCGGGGACTCCTGCGGCTGCGACTGCTGA